A genomic segment from Polyangium mundeleinium encodes:
- a CDS encoding RCC1 domain-containing protein, which produces MTNARRTFPTLACVATLAVLSAACGARRDVGPGPAVPAAPPPVSAGSQAPPRVWSDLRCLRLADGRVAVASIWRGSDQVILRSNGVSEAPVVDFLCRDNDIMLLLPDGRVVHRYFEASGIGPEKPYDDFTEGRVGFEVKGGKRLVEVTGRAWALVCVAGAGDIRCPRDLKVIYGELEAFGAIRNLYAQGRAALLEDGRFVLGGPQMTNDPDRSPLLLDRVVRAEVADLGFNHIVGCLLRDDASVWCWGPNEFGQLGDGTRERHDKPVRVVGLPRVVDVATSGQHACAIDEQGGVWCWGRSEQGETGEAGREATKKEEGHPVPVRLEEIEGAVAIEAMPGRTWAVRRDGVIVMWGIDAQDGEPRMQAFPVENGAAAFPSSR; this is translated from the coding sequence ATGACGAACGCGCGCCGAACCTTTCCAACCCTCGCGTGTGTTGCGACGCTCGCCGTGCTCTCCGCGGCTTGCGGGGCGCGTCGCGACGTGGGCCCGGGTCCGGCGGTCCCGGCAGCGCCTCCGCCGGTCTCCGCGGGCTCTCAGGCGCCGCCGCGGGTCTGGTCGGATCTCCGTTGCTTGCGCCTCGCGGACGGGCGCGTGGCGGTGGCGTCGATCTGGCGTGGGTCGGATCAAGTGATCCTGCGGTCGAACGGGGTGTCCGAGGCGCCGGTGGTCGATTTCTTGTGCCGCGACAACGACATCATGCTGCTCCTCCCGGATGGCCGCGTGGTGCATCGATATTTCGAGGCATCCGGCATTGGACCCGAAAAGCCGTACGACGATTTCACCGAGGGGAGAGTCGGGTTCGAGGTGAAAGGCGGGAAGCGGCTCGTCGAGGTCACCGGGCGAGCGTGGGCGCTCGTTTGTGTGGCGGGCGCCGGCGACATTCGTTGTCCGCGGGACCTGAAGGTGATTTACGGGGAGCTCGAGGCGTTCGGCGCCATCCGGAATTTGTATGCGCAGGGGAGGGCGGCGCTGCTCGAAGACGGCCGCTTCGTCCTCGGAGGTCCGCAAATGACGAACGACCCGGACAGGTCTCCGCTCTTGCTCGACCGGGTGGTCCGGGCGGAGGTCGCGGACCTCGGCTTCAACCATATCGTGGGCTGCCTCCTGCGCGACGACGCGAGCGTGTGGTGCTGGGGTCCGAACGAATTCGGCCAGCTCGGCGACGGCACGCGCGAACGTCACGACAAACCTGTGCGTGTGGTCGGATTGCCGCGCGTGGTGGACGTAGCCACGTCGGGCCAGCATGCCTGTGCGATCGACGAGCAGGGCGGCGTGTGGTGCTGGGGCCGTTCGGAGCAGGGAGAGACGGGCGAGGCGGGCCGGGAGGCGACGAAAAAGGAAGAGGGGCATCCGGTGCCGGTGAGGCTCGAGGAGATCGAAGGCGCCGTCGCCATCGAGGCAATGCCCGGGCGGACGTGGGCGGTGCGTCGGGACGGGGTGATCGTGATGTGGGGAATCGACGCGCAGGATGGCGAGCCGCGCATGCAGGCGTTTCCCGTGGAGAACGGGGCGGCCGCTTTTCCTAGTTCGCGCTGA
- the gluQRS gene encoding tRNA glutamyl-Q(34) synthetase GluQRS translates to MTAYRGRFAPSPTGALHLGSAAAALFCAAAAMQARGTLVLRMEDIDRPRVVPGAAEALLDDLAWLGLRWDESSAQGGPFAPYVQSERLALYEAAIEQLAARGFVYYCDCSRAEIARVASAPHAGEEGPRYPGTCRPFGMQKRDFRRPPAVRLAVPDDDRAIVTVHDRVLGTYTEHVGHVTGDFVLRRGDGVFAYQLVVVVDDLHMQITDVVRGGDLASSSARQILLARLLGGAPPTFAHVPLLVADDGSRLAKRDKLMPLHDHRAAGRDPRALVRAIARAYGHDVGDADAPLEALAASLDWSRLPRESVRVSAIVAR, encoded by the coding sequence ATGACCGCCTACCGCGGCCGATTCGCCCCATCGCCCACCGGCGCCCTCCACCTCGGCAGCGCCGCCGCCGCCCTTTTTTGCGCCGCCGCCGCCATGCAAGCGCGCGGCACCCTCGTCCTCCGCATGGAAGACATCGACCGCCCGCGTGTCGTCCCCGGCGCGGCCGAGGCCCTGCTCGACGACCTCGCGTGGCTTGGCCTTCGCTGGGACGAATCTTCCGCGCAGGGCGGCCCCTTCGCGCCGTACGTGCAATCCGAGCGCCTCGCCCTCTACGAAGCCGCCATCGAGCAGCTCGCCGCGCGCGGGTTCGTCTACTACTGCGACTGCTCCCGCGCCGAGATCGCCCGCGTCGCCAGCGCGCCACACGCCGGCGAGGAAGGACCTCGTTACCCCGGCACGTGCAGGCCCTTCGGCATGCAGAAGCGTGACTTCCGCCGCCCGCCCGCTGTTCGCCTCGCCGTGCCCGACGACGACCGCGCGATCGTCACCGTCCACGACCGCGTGCTCGGCACGTACACCGAGCACGTCGGCCACGTGACCGGCGACTTCGTCCTCCGCCGCGGCGACGGCGTCTTCGCGTATCAGCTCGTCGTCGTCGTCGACGACCTCCACATGCAGATCACCGACGTCGTGCGCGGCGGCGACCTCGCGAGCTCCTCCGCGCGGCAGATCCTCCTCGCGAGGCTGCTCGGCGGAGCACCTCCCACGTTCGCGCACGTCCCCTTGCTCGTCGCCGACGACGGCAGCCGCCTCGCCAAGCGGGACAAGCTCATGCCGCTCCACGATCATCGCGCCGCGGGGCGCGACCCGCGCGCGCTCGTGCGCGCCATCGCCCGCGCGTACGGCCACGACGTCGGTGACGCCGATGCGCCGCTCGAAGCGCTCGCCGCGTCGCTCGACTGGTCTCGCTTGCCGCGCGAATCCGTGCGTGTGTCGGCGATCGTCGCGCGGTAA
- a CDS encoding serine/threonine-protein kinase — protein sequence MHRESSATSDALIGAVIDKRFRVIQYLGSGGVGHVYVAEGLRGGRNGPRVTVKVLRSEHQSNEMLRARFHREIASACRVADPRVLQIHDSGTLPNGLPYFVAEHLVGLDLADTLSYARTLTPVRATRIAVDAAFALAAAHASGVVHRDVKPENIFLVHAPDGRELVKLLDFGSAWIDGDPGGPGFGAQGAEGDPMPQALKDSFRLTSRRSAVGTPEYMPAEQAAGELAEPTADIYALGVVLFEMLAGAPPFVGPPAVVAERHAVERPPPLRMVNAALEASTALEAVVVRALEKDPARRYGSAAAMAEALRDTPEGRCLR from the coding sequence ATGCACCGCGAGAGCTCCGCCACGTCCGATGCGCTCATCGGAGCTGTCATCGACAAGCGCTTCCGCGTCATCCAGTACCTCGGCAGCGGAGGCGTGGGTCACGTCTACGTCGCCGAAGGGCTGCGCGGCGGGCGCAACGGTCCTCGCGTCACCGTGAAGGTGCTGCGCTCCGAGCACCAGTCGAACGAGATGCTGCGCGCGCGCTTCCATCGCGAGATCGCCTCCGCGTGCCGCGTCGCCGATCCACGCGTCCTCCAGATTCACGACTCCGGCACCTTGCCGAATGGCTTGCCGTACTTCGTGGCCGAGCACCTCGTCGGGCTCGACCTCGCCGACACGCTCTCCTACGCGCGCACGCTCACGCCCGTCCGCGCCACGCGCATCGCCGTCGATGCCGCCTTCGCCCTCGCCGCCGCGCACGCCTCGGGCGTCGTGCACCGCGACGTCAAACCCGAGAACATCTTCCTCGTGCACGCGCCGGACGGGCGCGAGCTCGTCAAGTTGCTCGACTTCGGCTCCGCATGGATCGACGGGGATCCGGGCGGCCCGGGGTTTGGGGCGCAGGGCGCCGAAGGCGACCCGATGCCCCAAGCGTTGAAGGACTCGTTTCGTCTCACGTCGCGACGCTCGGCCGTCGGCACGCCCGAGTACATGCCGGCGGAGCAGGCCGCGGGCGAGCTCGCGGAGCCGACCGCCGACATCTACGCGCTCGGCGTCGTGCTCTTCGAGATGCTCGCCGGCGCTCCGCCGTTCGTCGGCCCGCCCGCGGTGGTCGCCGAGAGGCACGCCGTCGAGCGCCCGCCGCCGCTCCGCATGGTGAACGCCGCGCTCGAAGCCTCGACCGCGCTCGAAGCCGTGGTCGTTCGTGCGCTCGAAAAGGACCCGGCCCGGCGTTACGGTTCCGCCGCCGCCATGGCCGAGGCCCTGCGCGACACCCCCGAGGGACGCTGTTTGCGGTGA
- a CDS encoding NUDIX hydrolase yields MFVDGAPRLAVGAAVIDRGESEPRILLVRRAHPPMAGTWSLPGGRVEPGERLEVAVAREVIEESGLVVRVGPLVEVVEVVDPPYHYVILDYACLRTGGDLRAGDDASEVILARVDDLGRLGVTEAVRRVVTRALVLQ; encoded by the coding sequence GTGTTCGTCGACGGCGCGCCTCGCCTGGCCGTCGGCGCGGCCGTGATCGATCGTGGTGAGAGCGAGCCGCGTATCTTGCTCGTCCGCCGCGCGCATCCTCCGATGGCCGGGACGTGGTCGCTACCGGGGGGACGTGTCGAGCCGGGCGAGCGGCTGGAGGTCGCGGTCGCTCGGGAGGTGATCGAGGAGTCGGGGCTCGTCGTACGCGTGGGTCCGCTCGTCGAGGTCGTCGAGGTCGTTGATCCCCCCTACCATTACGTGATCCTCGACTATGCGTGTCTCCGGACGGGCGGCGACCTACGGGCGGGGGATGACGCGAGCGAGGTGATTCTCGCGCGTGTGGACGATCTCGGCCGTCTCGGGGTGACGGAGGCCGTTCGGCGGGTCGTGACCCGGGCGCTCGTCTTGCAATGA
- a CDS encoding DUF1015 domain-containing protein: protein MAKVRPFRAFRPPPSLAPEVASPPYDVISTAEARKLAEGNAASFLHVSRPEIDLPEGTDEHDDAVYAMGAHNLAKLIAEGALAADPEPHLYLYAQTMGDHRQIGVVGCAAVSEYLAETIKKHEKTRADKEDDRTRHIDELAAHDEPVFLTYRKDGAIDALVRASTEAPPIYDFTTKDGVGHRFWVLGRDATRALEERFEDVPCLYVADGHHRSAAAARVHQTYRGDGREHDVFLAVVFPHDQMKILPYNRVVRDLEGRSPEAILERLASVMQVEPRPDGLAATPPEPRTFGAYLAGKWYLLRAPQDPARDQDPVASLDCSIAQDLLLGPIFGVKDPRRDKHVDFVGGIRGYGELERRVDAGAFTLGLHLYPTQIEQLFAVSDAGLLMPPKSTWFEPKLRSGLFVHTF, encoded by the coding sequence ATGGCCAAAGTCCGCCCCTTCCGCGCCTTCCGCCCCCCGCCCTCCTTGGCCCCTGAGGTTGCGAGCCCGCCGTACGACGTCATCTCCACGGCCGAGGCGCGCAAGCTCGCGGAAGGCAACGCGGCGAGCTTCCTGCACGTCTCCCGCCCCGAGATCGACCTCCCCGAGGGCACGGACGAGCACGACGACGCGGTCTACGCCATGGGCGCGCACAACCTGGCGAAGCTCATCGCTGAAGGCGCGCTCGCCGCGGACCCCGAGCCGCACCTCTACCTTTACGCGCAGACCATGGGCGACCACCGCCAGATCGGCGTCGTCGGCTGCGCGGCCGTCTCCGAGTACCTCGCCGAGACGATCAAGAAGCACGAGAAAACCCGGGCCGACAAGGAAGACGACCGCACGCGCCACATCGACGAGCTCGCCGCGCACGACGAGCCCGTCTTCCTCACGTACCGCAAGGACGGGGCGATCGACGCGCTCGTCCGGGCCTCCACCGAGGCGCCGCCGATCTACGACTTCACCACGAAGGACGGCGTTGGCCATCGCTTCTGGGTGCTCGGCCGCGACGCCACGCGCGCCCTCGAAGAGCGCTTCGAGGACGTGCCGTGCCTCTACGTGGCCGACGGCCACCACCGCAGCGCCGCCGCGGCCCGCGTGCACCAGACGTATCGCGGCGACGGCCGCGAACATGACGTCTTCCTCGCGGTCGTCTTCCCGCACGACCAGATGAAGATCCTGCCGTACAACCGCGTCGTGCGGGACCTCGAAGGCCGCTCGCCCGAGGCGATCCTCGAGCGCCTCGCGTCCGTGATGCAGGTCGAGCCGCGCCCCGACGGCCTCGCCGCGACCCCGCCCGAGCCGCGCACCTTCGGCGCTTACCTCGCCGGCAAGTGGTACCTCCTCCGTGCCCCGCAGGATCCCGCGCGCGACCAGGATCCGGTCGCCTCGCTCGACTGCTCGATCGCGCAGGACCTCCTCCTCGGCCCGATCTTCGGCGTGAAGGACCCTCGCCGGGACAAGCATGTCGACTTCGTGGGTGGCATCCGTGGGTACGGCGAGCTCGAACGGCGCGTCGACGCGGGGGCGTTCACGCTCGGCCTGCACCTCTACCCGACGCAGATCGAGCAGCTCTTCGCGGTGAGCGACGCGGGTCTGCTCATGCCGCCGAAGAGCACCTGGTTCGAGCCGAAGCTCCGGAGCGGCCTCTTCGTCCACACGTTCTGA
- a CDS encoding transglutaminase domain-containing protein, whose product MPFVLAATIALSGTVDAQQSSILHEFLPPDPQENLSWSTTTIDGDLPAAVQTPSGIATAPDPRRPPDARNLYGGSTTDDTPESTYEPDRDTRRPNVENYEDPFTPSTAPFKRLRAFDAVLDDYTLAVRDKTLRPVPIGGTLAPGEETFYGDFSVGLIPEQPVRIPNVGPGSRLLRLSSNPETRIEVLRDGADNWFVRGHDRKEVRLVVQLGIPRAAFGSAFADVGWTELDRLVPPQPTTHRTAFAQVADAIGISRAMRPRDVLEKMVGYFRSFEPSDDPPRGREDIYLDLALTRKGVCRHRSFAFLVTALNIGLPARMVVNEAHAWVEAFDGNIWHRIDLGGAALNMESQQDDRPAHQPPPDPYAWPESQDSGQEMADRARNDAGGQSGNAQNGGTNGATPSPSATTSSSAAPPEPAPSATEPTDPNAPPAEITVGEVGRDVRRGLPVILRGEVKSGGSACPNVRVDVVLRSRNAPEGIVVGSLSTDDRGTYNGPVVIPRELSLGEYELVMRTPGGARCGAGETK is encoded by the coding sequence GTGCCCTTCGTCCTCGCCGCGACGATCGCCCTCTCGGGCACGGTCGACGCGCAGCAGAGCTCGATCCTGCACGAGTTTCTCCCGCCCGATCCGCAGGAGAACCTCTCGTGGAGCACCACGACCATCGACGGCGACTTGCCCGCCGCGGTGCAGACGCCGAGCGGCATCGCCACCGCGCCCGACCCGCGACGGCCGCCTGACGCGCGGAACCTCTACGGCGGCTCCACGACCGACGACACCCCCGAGTCCACCTACGAGCCCGACCGGGACACGCGCCGCCCCAACGTCGAGAACTACGAAGATCCTTTCACGCCCTCCACCGCGCCGTTCAAGCGCCTGCGCGCCTTCGACGCCGTCCTCGACGACTACACCCTCGCCGTTCGCGACAAGACCCTCCGCCCCGTTCCCATCGGCGGCACGCTCGCGCCCGGCGAGGAGACCTTTTACGGCGACTTCTCCGTCGGCCTCATCCCCGAACAGCCCGTGCGCATCCCGAACGTCGGGCCTGGCTCGCGGCTGCTCCGGCTGAGCTCGAATCCCGAGACGCGCATCGAGGTTCTTCGCGACGGCGCCGACAACTGGTTCGTCCGTGGACACGATCGCAAGGAGGTGCGCCTCGTGGTCCAGCTCGGCATCCCGCGCGCCGCGTTCGGCAGCGCGTTCGCGGACGTAGGCTGGACCGAGCTCGATCGTCTCGTGCCGCCGCAGCCCACCACGCACCGCACGGCCTTCGCCCAGGTCGCCGACGCGATCGGCATCTCACGCGCGATGCGTCCGCGCGACGTGCTCGAAAAGATGGTCGGCTACTTCCGCTCGTTCGAGCCCTCCGACGATCCGCCGCGCGGGCGCGAGGACATCTACCTCGACCTCGCGCTCACGCGGAAAGGCGTCTGTCGGCATCGTTCGTTCGCGTTCCTCGTGACCGCCCTCAACATCGGCCTGCCCGCGCGCATGGTCGTCAACGAGGCGCACGCGTGGGTCGAGGCGTTCGACGGCAACATCTGGCATCGCATCGACCTCGGCGGCGCCGCGCTGAACATGGAGTCGCAGCAGGACGATCGGCCTGCGCACCAGCCGCCACCCGATCCCTACGCTTGGCCGGAGAGCCAGGACTCCGGACAGGAGATGGCCGACCGCGCACGGAACGACGCCGGCGGTCAGAGCGGGAACGCGCAGAATGGCGGGACGAACGGCGCCACGCCTTCGCCGAGCGCGACGACGTCGTCCAGCGCGGCCCCGCCCGAGCCCGCGCCGAGCGCCACGGAGCCCACGGATCCGAACGCGCCGCCCGCGGAGATCACGGTGGGCGAGGTCGGCCGGGACGTGCGTCGTGGCTTGCCGGTGATCCTGCGCGGCGAGGTGAAGAGCGGCGGCAGCGCCTGCCCGAACGTGCGCGTCGACGTGGTCCTGCGCAGCAGGAACGCGCCCGAGGGCATCGTCGTCGGCTCGCTCTCCACCGACGATCGCGGCACGTACAACGGGCCTGTCGTCATCCCGCGCGAGCTCTCGCTCGGCGAGTACGAGCTCGTGATGCGCACGCCGGGCGGCGCGCGTTGCGGGGCGGGGGAGACCAAGTGA
- the pcnB gene encoding polynucleotide adenylyltransferase PcnB has product MGRTTPSPLNPLPDYAEADLEPSYTVGPAPLPLCEPARRYDVSFDEARIDPDVQKVIRRLTRHGHEAYLVGGCVRDLLLDRSPKDFDVATSARPEEVRELFRNSRIIGRRFRLVHVLFQGGKVIEVATFRRNPKDDGDESAELLIRSDNVFGVASEDAMRRDFTMNALFYDIEARQILDWVGGMADVERRVVHTIGDPETRFREDPVRILRALKFAGRLGFGITPDVYDAIVFCREALALAARPRLSEEILRLLRGGQARRTIYLAWETGVLDVLLPELSSLLYDEEREDGPGIRQWRLLEYIDQRSVEVGGLDDTVLWTLLLLEPLKEACDGARDRGAAVADFLEPLIERLALSRRYADGIRRIIGVMPRLSTGRAGRFARTELFQAALEVAFADLTARGEPTAALERFRGSAPSTSSLPHHHHRERPHPSHRGRR; this is encoded by the coding sequence ATGGGGCGAACGACCCCCTCTCCTCTGAATCCCCTCCCTGATTACGCCGAGGCCGACCTCGAGCCGAGTTACACCGTCGGCCCGGCGCCGCTCCCGCTGTGCGAGCCTGCGCGTCGATACGACGTCTCCTTCGACGAGGCGCGCATCGACCCGGACGTGCAGAAGGTGATCCGGCGCCTCACGCGTCACGGTCACGAGGCGTACCTCGTCGGCGGTTGCGTCCGCGACCTCCTGCTCGATCGGAGCCCCAAGGACTTCGACGTCGCGACGAGCGCGCGGCCCGAGGAGGTGCGCGAGCTCTTCCGCAACTCCCGCATCATCGGCCGACGCTTCCGCCTCGTGCACGTCCTCTTCCAGGGCGGCAAGGTCATCGAGGTCGCCACGTTCCGGCGCAACCCGAAGGACGACGGCGACGAGTCCGCCGAGCTGCTCATCCGCAGCGACAACGTCTTCGGCGTCGCGAGCGAGGACGCCATGCGGCGCGACTTCACGATGAACGCGCTGTTCTACGACATCGAGGCGCGCCAGATCCTCGACTGGGTGGGCGGCATGGCCGACGTCGAGCGCCGCGTGGTGCACACGATCGGCGACCCCGAGACGCGCTTCCGCGAAGACCCGGTGCGCATCCTGCGCGCGCTCAAGTTCGCAGGGAGGCTCGGCTTCGGGATCACGCCCGACGTCTACGACGCCATCGTCTTCTGCCGCGAGGCGCTCGCGCTCGCAGCGCGTCCGCGTCTGTCGGAGGAGATTCTGCGCCTGCTGCGCGGCGGTCAGGCGCGCCGGACGATCTACCTGGCCTGGGAGACGGGCGTGCTCGACGTGCTGCTGCCCGAGCTCTCCTCGCTGCTCTACGACGAGGAACGCGAGGACGGCCCGGGCATTCGGCAGTGGCGCTTGCTCGAGTACATCGATCAGCGCAGCGTGGAGGTGGGCGGGCTCGACGACACCGTCCTCTGGACCTTGCTCCTGCTCGAACCGCTCAAGGAGGCGTGCGACGGCGCGCGCGACCGGGGCGCCGCCGTGGCCGATTTCCTCGAACCGCTCATCGAGCGGCTCGCGCTCTCGCGCAGGTACGCCGACGGCATCCGCCGCATCATCGGCGTCATGCCGCGCCTCTCGACGGGCCGCGCCGGTCGTTTCGCCCGCACCGAGCTCTTCCAGGCGGCCCTGGAGGTCGCCTTCGCCGACCTGACGGCCCGCGGCGAGCCCACGGCCGCGCTCGAACGGTTTCGCGGCTCCGCGCCTTCGACATCGTCGCTGCCGCACCACCACCATCGCGAGCGGCCGCATCCGTCCCATCGCGGACGGCGATAG
- a CDS encoding nuclear transport factor 2 family protein gives MTSSNDLPSRIDRLESLEAIRTLKAQYAVFADRCLVAPSVEHARALADLFTDDATTDYGFFGTFSGKEALFHAFAEVLPASARWAAHHVMNPILSVDGDTAEGTWAFVAHSVPREPKDAARLTYFGSYEEKYRRVGGAWKIASIVVHFSSP, from the coding sequence ATGACCAGCTCGAACGACCTTCCCTCGCGCATCGATCGGCTCGAATCGCTGGAGGCGATCCGCACGCTCAAGGCGCAGTACGCCGTCTTCGCCGATCGTTGTCTCGTCGCGCCGAGCGTCGAGCACGCCCGCGCGCTCGCGGACCTGTTCACCGACGACGCCACCACCGACTACGGCTTCTTCGGCACGTTCTCCGGCAAGGAGGCCCTCTTCCACGCCTTCGCCGAGGTGCTGCCCGCGAGCGCGCGCTGGGCCGCCCACCACGTGATGAACCCCATCCTGTCAGTCGACGGCGACACCGCAGAGGGGACGTGGGCGTTCGTCGCGCACAGCGTCCCGCGCGAACCGAAGGACGCCGCGCGGCTCACGTATTTCGGCAGCTACGAGGAAAAGTACCGTCGCGTAGGAGGCGCCTGGAAGATCGCCTCGATCGTCGTCCACTTTTCCTCGCCCTGA
- a CDS encoding MinD/ParA family ATP-binding protein has translation MLTGADLIAQIDAAFPGETRRRFQFPFVRIHVVSASFEGIDEDDREQFLARRVRISIADLQAVCNRLFFRLDLQTPGEASTARKADRGHFWARLLIEEDPQPEPLDSPSPLVAHFYGYKGGQTRSTVLCFLARKLADDGWRVLTIDVDAEAPSLDILFGTPAWGMASSILGIHAGADVTPVRAVTPARGRGYVDVLPFRPQGERFDLDAAALALEGNVHPPSQSKIISGVVKLAVDYDVVLVDHRTGLSSTLPPWVRHLPGPVIVFARMDGQWRPAKNHLRHLWSLRPRNPGALVSFKPDNESTVEEYRRRMWDQASEPVGELAAAKATPEMDPDDVPTAEDIADHWIVWPYDTAFNETRVPDAGRVGAAVRESCEMLRRLLDLAGRPAVEKIASAPTKQAVLHPSGALDEGDLIQTEALRALRPRNSPYIFIVGRKGTGKTRLMRTLVEENLGEALLVPSEVAGETGITAGDTVLQEFARKTSRDPELFWWTLLRVALEREDTERSAMSAALDMAGHEAERSLRLARMAAANAACARTFLIDGLETAFRPAETFDFVGALFRVESALRSDPVFSDKVRMRIFIRKDLADRGYENFEQQAHGRRWDLVWYTQGILNFALSRIRKLPWFERRFAAAYEVINEHEYAGAILNGALTVEACEELLLEIFPRNLGRLNLNTTTFLKTYFSDDPTGESSYYPRIYDDFLRIIAGQDAKRRAFHGPELGDDGKISDALVFFAHEEAAAKFLIDVNAELRNLVEMDNEMLSRLIAAFAGTVTPFEVESRRDELASRTGIDRVTVGHALDRMRQFGIFEDRPKYPGQWRAGRLFKTSLRMRYYRKRKGEE, from the coding sequence ATGCTGACGGGTGCTGATCTGATTGCTCAGATCGACGCTGCGTTTCCAGGTGAGACAAGGCGTCGGTTTCAGTTTCCCTTCGTCCGCATCCACGTGGTCTCTGCTTCTTTCGAGGGGATCGACGAGGACGACCGGGAACAATTCCTGGCCAGACGGGTACGCATTTCGATAGCGGATCTACAAGCTGTCTGCAACAGGCTATTCTTCCGATTGGATCTCCAGACGCCGGGCGAGGCCTCTACCGCGAGAAAGGCGGATCGCGGTCACTTTTGGGCACGACTCCTCATCGAGGAAGACCCGCAGCCCGAGCCACTCGATAGCCCCAGCCCCCTTGTAGCTCATTTTTATGGCTACAAGGGTGGGCAGACGCGCTCCACCGTACTCTGCTTTCTTGCTCGAAAGTTGGCGGATGATGGGTGGCGCGTACTGACCATCGATGTCGACGCCGAGGCGCCTTCGCTAGACATCCTCTTCGGTACACCCGCTTGGGGTATGGCCTCCTCAATCCTCGGCATACATGCCGGCGCGGACGTGACCCCCGTGCGCGCAGTGACTCCGGCGCGCGGTCGAGGTTACGTGGATGTTTTGCCATTTCGACCTCAAGGGGAGCGTTTTGATCTCGATGCGGCCGCGCTGGCGCTAGAGGGCAATGTCCACCCACCAAGTCAGAGCAAAATTATCTCCGGCGTCGTAAAGCTCGCTGTCGACTACGATGTCGTGCTCGTCGATCATCGTACAGGACTTTCATCGACGCTCCCTCCTTGGGTGCGGCATTTGCCTGGTCCTGTCATCGTCTTTGCACGTATGGATGGTCAGTGGAGACCTGCAAAGAATCATTTGCGGCACCTTTGGAGCCTGAGGCCTCGGAACCCAGGCGCGCTCGTATCGTTCAAGCCGGACAACGAGTCCACGGTGGAAGAATATCGCAGGCGAATGTGGGACCAGGCATCGGAGCCGGTCGGAGAGCTGGCTGCCGCCAAAGCGACGCCTGAGATGGATCCCGATGACGTGCCAACCGCCGAAGACATTGCCGATCACTGGATCGTGTGGCCTTATGATACTGCATTCAATGAAACACGCGTTCCGGATGCCGGACGCGTCGGGGCTGCGGTACGTGAATCATGTGAGATGCTTCGAAGGCTTCTCGACCTGGCGGGTCGACCTGCTGTAGAGAAAATTGCATCAGCGCCTACCAAGCAGGCTGTGCTCCATCCGAGCGGTGCGCTCGATGAGGGCGATTTGATTCAAACAGAGGCGTTGCGCGCGCTGCGACCGCGCAACAGCCCATATATTTTCATTGTTGGGCGCAAGGGTACTGGCAAGACCCGCCTCATGCGGACGCTCGTCGAGGAGAATCTGGGCGAAGCGCTTCTCGTACCGAGCGAAGTTGCTGGAGAAACTGGCATCACGGCGGGCGACACCGTGCTCCAAGAGTTCGCGCGCAAAACGAGTCGAGACCCGGAACTGTTCTGGTGGACGCTGCTGCGCGTGGCTCTGGAACGTGAGGACACCGAACGCTCCGCGATGTCTGCAGCACTCGACATGGCCGGTCATGAGGCAGAGAGAAGCTTGCGTCTGGCCAGGATGGCGGCTGCAAACGCAGCATGTGCAAGGACGTTTTTGATTGATGGGCTCGAGACGGCCTTCAGGCCAGCCGAAACATTTGATTTCGTGGGAGCCCTTTTTCGCGTGGAGTCTGCGCTGCGGAGTGACCCTGTCTTCAGCGACAAAGTTCGCATGCGAATCTTCATTCGTAAGGATTTGGCCGATCGAGGTTACGAGAACTTCGAGCAACAGGCGCATGGCCGTAGATGGGATCTGGTTTGGTATACCCAAGGCATCTTGAACTTTGCTCTGTCGCGTATACGCAAACTCCCGTGGTTTGAGCGACGGTTCGCTGCGGCGTACGAGGTAATCAACGAGCATGAGTATGCAGGCGCGATTCTTAATGGCGCGCTGACAGTTGAGGCGTGTGAGGAGTTGCTGCTCGAGATATTTCCGAGGAATCTCGGTCGCCTTAACTTGAACACAACCACGTTCCTGAAAACCTATTTCAGCGATGACCCGACGGGCGAGTCTTCGTACTACCCCCGGATTTATGACGATTTCCTTCGCATCATCGCCGGTCAGGATGCGAAACGAAGAGCGTTCCACGGTCCAGAGCTGGGGGATGACGGGAAGATCAGCGATGCGCTCGTGTTCTTTGCACACGAAGAGGCGGCCGCGAAGTTCTTGATCGATGTTAACGCCGAGCTCCGTAACCTCGTCGAAATGGACAACGAGATGCTGTCGCGCTTGATCGCGGCATTCGCAGGCACCGTCACTCCGTTCGAGGTCGAGAGCCGTCGTGACGAGCTGGCGAGTCGTACGGGCATCGACAGAGTGACCGTTGGGCACGCGCTCGACCGAATGCGTCAGTTCGGTATATTCGAAGATCGCCCCAAATACCCGGGACAATGGCGAGCCGGACGACTCTTCAAGACCTCGCTGAGAATGCGTTACTACCGCAAGCGGAAAGGAGAGGAGTAA